The DNA region GAAAAAACAAAACTGGAGTCCCTCATGATGTCACTGGAAAATGAGGATCTAAGTGCACCCCGGATGACCCGCTTCCTCTGTGGTATATCTTCTCCCTATCTGAGCCGGAAAAAACTCACGAAAGTACCGGGATTCGGACATTTCCAGAGGCGACCCTTCACGGCTGTTCAGTCGGCGGTAAACTCAATAAAACGCCAGAGCGTCACATCGTAAACTGATTCGAGACTCTCTTCCAGATCATCCGGGAGGAGGGGATAGAAATCCAGCCCCGTAAAGATCTCAACCTCATCGATAGAAACTGCATAATCCTGAAGTCGCCCTTCCCCCTTCCTGTTGGGGAGGAGAAAACCAATCCCCTTGAAATCAGGCTCCCTGTAGTCCAGAATAACCTTGTAGTAAGACTCAGGAACGGCTACCTCATTGGTACCGATGACAGGATACTCCTGTTTTGTGAGCACCGGTCCTGTGACGACAAAGAGGGATTCATTCTCCGAGGTCCAGCTGCGCACACAGGATTCCAGAAAGGCCCAGATCCCCCGGTTAAATCCCGGGTCCTGGGGGCTCATATTACTCATCAGAAAAGAGTCATCCATTGAGTCCCGGCTCATCTTCATATCCGCTGCAGGAGCCAGATGGCCCCGATCAAATCCTGAATATCTATAATCCGAAAGAGCCGCAGAACCTGTCTTGATTTCATTGTCTTCCCGGAACCTGTTGGATCTTTTCACATGCCCTTCAATCTCCTCCTGTGTCAGCTCATAAGCCACCCAGTCAGCCTGCTCAAAGCGTTCGTTATACTGAAGAGTATAAAATGACTTTTGATAGACCGCATCGGGATGAGTAATCACCGGGATTTCCATGGATTGGGAAAAGGCCTGCAGGATGGGAAGAAGAAAAAACAGGATTTTATAGATTATTTTCATATCCATGAATATAGACAATTTTAGGATTAAAATGATTCATTATTCAAAAAAGGGTTATTTCTCAGCCTGCCTGGTACTCAGATCAATAGCGAGATTCCTTGTTTTTTTAGATAATCCCAATTCTGATTCAGCCACATAAATAATTCCTTCCAGAATTATCGGATCATTAAGAAACGTTTCATCCCTGTCGGCGATAATCCCGATAGCGGTCAGAACATCCTGGATCAGCTGATTATTCTGGTAGATTTGTTTCTGGATCTTCAATATCTGATAGAAATAGGGAGTCAGAGGGCTCCAATCTGCCGACTCCAATCGCGCCGCCGTAAGGGAAGCAACCGAGAGAACGGTAATATTATCGTCATAGCGAACGACCTTGGCCAAAGGATTCATGGCCTTTGGGCTTCCTGTTTTTCCAAGAAGCCTGACAGCTTCCAGTCTTATCCTGGGTAAATCATTGAGTATATGACCCATATCCAGGCTCAGATTGGTAATACCCTCGGATGACAGACTTGAAAGAATATTAATAATATTGTCTTCTTCACTACCCATAGAGTTCTCATCCAGTATTTTCTCAATACTCCTGAGGGCTTCCATTTTCTGTTCTGGAACAGCAGAGTCGGCCATGCTTTGGATGACAGAAACCCGAATCGAAACATCCTGAGCCATAAGAGAACTCAAAGACAGAATCGAAAGAACTATCGATAAGAAAAGTATTTTCATTGTTTTTTGACTCCTACTATTATCAATCATCGACCGGAAGAGACAAACAATCAAATATGGTTTTGTTCATGACTCCACCGGTCTCCCACCTGCCCGACAGGTTTACCGGCATCATAGCTCTGTTGTCTATAGATGATTGATCATACTGGCCTGAAAGGCCGCCCCGAAGCCATTATCAATATTAACGACCGAGATGCCCGAGGAACAGCTATTGAGCATGCCTAAAAGGGCCGCAAGGCCGCCGAAAGCCGCGCCATAGCCCACACTGGTGGGCACCGCAATGACAGGTTTGTCTACCAGCCCCCCCACAACACTGGGAAGCGCCCCTTCCATACCGGCAATAACAATAACAACCCTGGCCTTTCGAATTTCTTCGATATGGTTAAACAGGCGGTGAATTCCAGCCACCCCCACATCGGATATCAACTGGACCCTGTTGCCGTAGAACTCGGCTGTCACACAGGCTTCCCTGGCGACAGGCAGATCACTGGTTCCTGCACTGACAATGGCAATACTTGTTTCTGTCAACGGGGTATCCCTGTTTATCAGGGTGATGGTCCGTCCCGGCACATCGTATTCGGCGGAGGGAATGATCTTTTTAACAGCCTGATAAGCCTCATGACTGGCTCTTGTACCCAGTATATTATCACCCCGTTTGTTCATTTCGGCAAAAATATGGGCGATCTGCTCCTCTGTCTTTCCGGCACAATAGATCACCTCGGAGGCTCCGCTTCTCTTCCGGCGGTTGTTGTCGACCATGGTATGTCCCAGGTCTGAAAAATAAGAAGAATGGACCTTCTGCTCCGCCTCTTCCAGGCTGAAAGACCCCTGTTTGTAGGACTCCAGGATCTTCAGTACATCATCATTCTGCATGGGATAATCCTCCCCTCTTCATATTCATATTTCCAATGCGGTACCCGCCCAGATCCAGAGAGACATAGGTATAACCGTTTTTTTTCAGCTCCCGGTATACCTTTTCTGCGGTATCCCCTTCCAGGAACTCTGCAATACGGTCTGAAGGAATTTCAATTCTGGCCAATTCACCATGATGACGCACCCGGATGTGGCGAAAACCCAAAGACATGATGTAGAGCTCCGATTTTTCAATTCTGTCCAGAATTTCAGTTGTGACCTCTTCGTTGTGAGGGATGCGGGTCAAAAGGCAGGCATAAGGCGGCTTATCCCATGTAGAGAGTTCCCATTCCTTTGAAACCTTGCGGATATCGTCTTTTGTAAGCCCTGCCTGAAGGAGGGGACTCTGGACCTCCAGTTCTTTCAGGGCCTTCATTCCGGGGCGATAATCCCCCAGATCATCCTGGTTGGAACCATCGCAGAGCATATGAAGACCATCTGCGGCGGCGGCTTTTTTCATCAGGGTAAACAGGGCATGTTTGCAGACATAACAGCGGTTTTCCGGATTGTTTCTGACCAATTCCGGCATAGGGACCTTGATCATGGCGTGTCTCATATCCATCTGCCGGGTAAACTCTTCCGCCTCGTCGATCTCCCAGTCTGCCACATAGGGAGGGATCACCGTATAGGCTTTCACATTGTTCTTTCCCAGACGTCTCCCCGCAGCGGCCAGGAGGAAAGTACTGTCTACTCCGCCTGAAAAAGCAATGCCGCAGGAACCGTAATCACCCAGAATCTGATTCAGATTCTCCATTTTTTCGGGAAGAGTCAAAGCAGATCCTCGACAGAGAGGGCGATGGCAGACCGGACATTCCGATGGCTCATGCTGTGTTTATCAGCCAGTGCTCTGATATCTTCATACTCGGGTTTCCACCGCCCCGCACCCTTCTCACCGGTCCCTAATTTGATTCGGACTGGACCGAGGGGGGTCTCTATCTTCCTGGTTTCCCGAGGGAGCATCAGCTTCTGAACAGGCATCATCCTTATACCGAATGTAGACGAATGTTCAAAGAGCGCCTCTATGACCTGAGACTCTTCCTTTTTACCTGTCAAAACCGATATTTGAACGGCAGGACGGGATTTCTTCATCATGATGGAAGTAAATGTTACATCCAGGGCGCCTTTCTCCAGGAGAACCGACATAAGGACTTCCAGATCCTCAGCCACCATATCATCAATATTGCACTCTATCAGGAGGTTTTCTTCTCTCAGATAATTCTGATCTGCAACAGATTCAGACTCTCCCAGCATGGCCCTCAGAACATTGGGGATTTTAAAATCTTTGAAACCCAGGCCATATCCGACTTTACTCACGGTTATTTCAGGATTCTCGGTAAACTCATCCACCATGGCTGCCAGAATGGCCGCACCCGTTGGTGTGGTAGTTTCCGAATCAACCCCACCGTAGCGGCAGGGGATTCCTTTCAGAATTTCAGTTGTAGCCGGCGCGGGAACTGGAAAAGTACCATGGGCGCATTCGACAAAACCTCCGCCTACCTGAACAGGGGAAGAGATGATCCGGTCGACCTTCAGATAGTCAAAACAGACGGCAGCCCCGACTATATCAACGATGGAGTCAGTAGCCCCTACCTCATGAAAGTGAACCTCATCGATGGTAGTGCCGTGAACCTTTGCTTCGGCCTCTGCTATGCGTTGAAAGATTTTAAGAGACAACTCTCTGACCCGATCACTCAAAGGACTGGATTCCAGAATATGTTTGATATCATGGAGGTTCCTGTGATGATGATGATGGTCACTATCAGATTCATCATGATGGTGATGTACCAACAGCTCTACATCGGCTTTGATACCGGTAATCCCCATTTTCTGGGTTGTTTCAAATGTCAGGCGAAATTCTTCATCTATGTGAAGACCCGACAATTCTTTTATAAGATAGTCCCTGGGAACACCCAGATCAACCATCACAGCTAAATTCATATCTCCGCTGATACCGCTGAAGCAATCATAATATAAAACTTTCATGGAAACAGAATACACATGAGAGGAAGAGAACTCAATATATTATTTATTTATTAATCATTTTTCTGATTGAATCCACCACATATCACCACAAATCACCATGATTGACAGAATCTCATATTCCTCTATAAAATGATCAATA from Oceanispirochaeta sp. includes:
- a CDS encoding DNA/RNA non-specific endonuclease, which codes for MDMKIIYKILFFLLPILQAFSQSMEIPVITHPDAVYQKSFYTLQYNERFEQADWVAYELTQEEIEGHVKRSNRFREDNEIKTGSAALSDYRYSGFDRGHLAPAADMKMSRDSMDDSFLMSNMSPQDPGFNRGIWAFLESCVRSWTSENESLFVVTGPVLTKQEYPVIGTNEVAVPESYYKVILDYREPDFKGIGFLLPNRKGEGRLQDYAVSIDEVEIFTGLDFYPLLPDDLEESLESVYDVTLWRFIEFTAD
- the larB gene encoding nickel pincer cofactor biosynthesis protein LarB; its protein translation is MQNDDVLKILESYKQGSFSLEEAEQKVHSSYFSDLGHTMVDNNRRKRSGASEVIYCAGKTEEQIAHIFAEMNKRGDNILGTRASHEAYQAVKKIIPSAEYDVPGRTITLINRDTPLTETSIAIVSAGTSDLPVAREACVTAEFYGNRVQLISDVGVAGIHRLFNHIEEIRKARVVIVIAGMEGALPSVVGGLVDKPVIAVPTSVGYGAAFGGLAALLGMLNSCSSGISVVNIDNGFGAAFQASMINHL
- the larE gene encoding ATP-dependent sacrificial sulfur transferase LarE; the protein is MTLPEKMENLNQILGDYGSCGIAFSGGVDSTFLLAAAGRRLGKNNVKAYTVIPPYVADWEIDEAEEFTRQMDMRHAMIKVPMPELVRNNPENRCYVCKHALFTLMKKAAAADGLHMLCDGSNQDDLGDYRPGMKALKELEVQSPLLQAGLTKDDIRKVSKEWELSTWDKPPYACLLTRIPHNEEVTTEILDRIEKSELYIMSLGFRHIRVRHHGELARIEIPSDRIAEFLEGDTAEKVYRELKKNGYTYVSLDLGGYRIGNMNMKRGGLSHAE
- the larC gene encoding nickel pincer cofactor biosynthesis protein LarC; the encoded protein is MKVLYYDCFSGISGDMNLAVMVDLGVPRDYLIKELSGLHIDEEFRLTFETTQKMGITGIKADVELLVHHHHDESDSDHHHHHRNLHDIKHILESSPLSDRVRELSLKIFQRIAEAEAKVHGTTIDEVHFHEVGATDSIVDIVGAAVCFDYLKVDRIISSPVQVGGGFVECAHGTFPVPAPATTEILKGIPCRYGGVDSETTTPTGAAILAAMVDEFTENPEITVSKVGYGLGFKDFKIPNVLRAMLGESESVADQNYLREENLLIECNIDDMVAEDLEVLMSVLLEKGALDVTFTSIMMKKSRPAVQISVLTGKKEESQVIEALFEHSSTFGIRMMPVQKLMLPRETRKIETPLGPVRIKLGTGEKGAGRWKPEYEDIRALADKHSMSHRNVRSAIALSVEDLL